The Pseudomonas sp. MM223 genome segment GCGTACGCGCTCTTCGCCGCGGTTGCTGCGGCGGTCTTCGCGTGGCTGGCGCGGGGCACGCTCTTCACGAGGTGCGCGCTCTTCGCGTGGGGCGCGTTCTTCACGTGGTGCACGCTCTTCGCGTGGTGCACGTTCCTCACGCGGCTGGCGTTCTTCGCGTGGTGCGCGCTCGGCACGCTCTTCGCGCGGCTTGCGTTCTTCGTCGCGGCGGCCGTTGCGGTTGCGGCTTTGCTGGCGGCCGTTACGGCGCTCTTCGTTACGCGGGCTGCGTTCGGCGGCCGGTTTTTCGGCGACGACCGGCGCGGCAGCAGCAGGTTCGTCCTTGCCGGCGAACAGGCTGACCAGCGACTTCACCAGGCCTTTGAACAGGCTTGGCTCCGGGGCGCTCGGTGCAGGGGCGGCCGGGGCGGCAGGTTGTGGCTCTTCAGCAGCTGGTACCGGTGCATTGGCGCGGGCCGGGGCGGTCTTGACCGCAGCTTCCTGGCGAACCAGGGTGCGAGTGGCGGTCTGCTGCGGTGCCTCTTCGGTTTCGGTGGCGGCGATCTCGTAGCTGGACTGGTTGTTCAGCACTTCCGGGTTGTCGTCGCGCAGGCGCTGGACTTCGAAGTGCGGGGTTTCCAGGTGATCGTTCGGCAGGATGATGATGCGAGCACGGGTGCGCAGTTCGATCTTGGTGATCGAGTTGCGCTTTTCGTTGAGCAGGAATGCGGCTACCGGGATCGGCACTTGTGCACGAACCTCGGCGGTGCGGTCCTTCAGGGCTTCTTCTTCGATCAGGCGCAGGATGGCCAGCGACAGCGACTCGACGTCGCGGATGATGCCGGTGCCGGAGCAGCGTGGGCAGACGATACCGCTGCTTTCGCCCAGCGACGGGCGCAGGCGCTGACGGGACATTTCCAGCAGGCCAAAGCGCGAGATGCGGCCAACCTGCACGCGGGCGCGGTCGGCTTCCAGGCATTCGCGCACGCGTTCTTCAACAGCGCGCTGGTTCTTCGCCGGGGTCATGTCGATGAAGTCGATGACGATCAGGCCGCCAATGTCACGCAGGCGCAGTTGGCGGGCGATTTCCTCGGCCGCTTCCAGGTTGGTCTGCAGGGCGGTTTCTTCGATGTCGCTGCCTTTGGTGGCGCGCGCCGAGTTGATGTCGATGGACACCAGGGCTTCGGTCGGGTCGATCACGATCGAACCACCGGACGGCAGGTCGACCACGCGCTGGAAGGCGGTCTCGATCTGGCTTTCGATCTGGAAGCGGTTGAACAGCGGTACGCTGTCTTCGTACAGCTTGACCTTGCTGGCGTACTGCGGCATCACCTGGCGGATGAAGGTCAGGGCTTCTTCCTGGGCGTCGATGCTGTCGATCAGCACTTCACCGATGTCCTGGCGCAGGTAGTCGCGGATGGCACGGATGATGACGTTGCTTTCCTGGTAGATCAGGAACGGCGCGGCGCGGTCAAGGGACGCTTCCTTGATGGCGGTCCACAGTTGCAGCAGGTAGTCGAGGTCCCACTGCATTTCTTCGCTGCTGCGGCCAAGGCCGGCAGTGCGTACGATCAGGCCCATGTCGCCCGGCACGGTCAGGCCGTTCAGGGCTTCGCGCAGCTCGTTGCGCTCTTCGCCTTCGATGCGGCGGGAAATGCCACCGGCACGCGGGTTGTTGGGCATCAGCACCAGGTAGCGGCCGGCCAGGCTGATGAAGGTGGTGAGGGCGGCGCCTTTGTTGCCGCGCTCTTCCTTCTCGACCTGGACGATGACTTCCTGGCCTTCGCTGAGCACTTCCTTGATGTTGACGCGGCCTTCAGGGGCCTTCTTGAAGTATTCGCGGGAGATTTCTTTCAGCGGCAGGAAGCCGTGACGTTCGGAACCGAAGTCGACGAAGGCGGCTTCGAGGCTGGGTTCGATGCGGGTGATCTTGCCTTTGTAGATGTTGGCCTTTTTCTGCTCACGCGCGCCGGACTCGATGTCCAGGTCGTAGAGACGTTGGCCGTCCACCAGGGCTACACGCAACTCTTCGGGTTGAGTTGCGTTAATCAGCATTCTTTTCATGTTGTACCGTCGGTTTCCGGGCTGCCGGAAACGGCGTTCGGCACACACGACGTCTCATGGTCGGTGCCAAGGTGCGCAAAGGGTGGCCGGGCCACCCCCGTGTCGAGCGACGTTCGGCACCAGCCGGTTGCCCAGCCTGCCGTTGTCGCGACGACGCGTCCTGTTTGCTGCGGTGCCAACAAGGCCCCGGTGGCTTCGAATGGATATCGAATCAACCAAGCGGGCCTTGTGCACTCAGTCAGGAGGAGGAATCAACCTTCAGCCGTGGACGCCCGGGGGCATCTGTTCAGGACCTTATCCGCTCGCCAGCCGTCAGTGGGCTGGTGGCCGGACGCGGTGCTACACGGTCCGAGGGCTGTGCATCTCCACCCTGCACGTATCCCTGATAATTCGGGTGCTGCCGCGCGCTGAATCCGCAACGGGTTGCATTTTTCGCCACTGCAGGTACTGCACTGGCGCCATTCATGTCCAAGGCAGGTATTTCCGAAGCATTCGCCGTGCGTTGCGTGGAAGCGACGGGGCGGGCAGAGGTGCAGCGAAAAGAATCGGGTAAGCAGGTGAAATACCGCGCTTGTCGTTTTTTTTCGGTCTTCTCTACACGGCGCTGGTGGCGATTCCAGGCAATTCGGTAAACTGGCGAAAACCCCGTAGGACGGCCTCGCGTCCTGGAGAATTGCGTTGGTCAGGGCCGGCTGAAAGCCTGGTGCCGCTGGCCTGCCGCTTTTGGCGGCGTTCGCGACTATAGCAGCAATGATTAAGTGCTTCAATTCCATAAAAAATTGTTATGATCCCGCAATGACGACCAATACCCCTCCGACTTCCGGCGTTCAGCTGATCGAAGTCGCGCCGGAGCTTGCCGGCCAACGCATCGATAATTTCCTCATCACGGCCCTCAAGGGCGTGCCCAAAACTTTGGTCTACCGCATCCTGCGCAAGGGTGAAGTGCGGGTGAACAAAGGGCGGGTAAAGCCTGAGTACAAGATCCAGGCCGGCGACATCGTGCGGGTGCCGCCCGTCCGCCTGCCGGAGCGTGACGAGCCGGCACCGGTAGCCCAGGGCCTGCTGCAGCGCCTTGAGGCCGCCATTGTCTACGAAGACAAGGCGCTGATCGTGATGAACAAACCGTCCGGCATCGCCGTGCATGGCGGTAGCGGCCTTAGCTTTGGCGTGATCGAGGCGCTGCGCCAACTGCGCCCGGATGCCAAGGAACTGGAACTGGTGCACCGCCTGGACCGCGACACCTCCGGCCTGCTGATGATTGCCAAGAAGCGCAGCATGCTGCGCCACCTGCATGCCGCCCTGCGTGGCGATGGTGTCGACAAGCGCTACATGGCGCTGGTGCGCGGCCACTGGCCGACTTCGAAGAAGCAGGTAAACGCCCCGTTGCTCAAGAGCAACCTGCGCTCCGGCGAGCGCATGGTCGAAGTGAACGAAGAGGGCAAGGAGGCGTTGACTCTGTTCCGCGTGCTGCGCCGCTTTGGCGAGTTCGCCACCATTGTCGAGGCCCGTCCGATCACCGGGCGTACCCACCAGATCCGTGTGCACGCCCTGCATGCCGGGCACATGATTGCCGGTGACAGCAAGTACGGTGACGAAGACTTCACGCGCGAAATTCGTGAGCTGGGTGGCAAGCGCCTGTTCCTGCATGCCTATGCGCTGACCGTACCGCTGCCGGACGGTGGTGAGTTGAAGCTCGAGGCGCCTGTGGATGAAGTCTGGGCGAAAACCATTGAACGTTTGAGTGCGTCCTGATCCATGAAAAAAGGCTATGAGCTACTGATCTTCGACTGGGACGGTACCCTGGCCGACTCCATCGGGCGTATTGTCGAGGCCATGAATGCTGCCGCCGAGCGTGCCGGCGAGGCGCAAAGCAGCGACGACGCGGTCAAGGGCATCATCGGCCTGGCCTTGGGTGAGGCGATTCATACCTTGTACCCGCATTTGGAGCCTTCGCAGGTCGAACGCTTCCGTCAGCACTATGCCGATATCTACATGGCGCTGGATCAGCGGCCTTCGCCGCTGTTCGACGGCGTGGTCGAGTCGCTGGATGCCTTCCGTGCCGAGGGTTACCGCCTGGCGGTGGCTACCGGCAAGGCCCGTCGGGGGCTGGATCGGGTGCTCAAGGCCAACGGTTGGGAGCATTTCTTTGACATCACCCGTGCTGCCGACGAAACCCGTGGCAAGCCGCACCCGCTGATGCTCGAGGAAATCCTCGGTCATTGCGGCGTCGAACCGGCGCGTGCGCTGATGGTCGGAGATTCGGCATTCGACTTGCAGATGGCCAGCAATGCCGGCATGCATTCGGTGGCGGTGGGCTATGGTGCCATGTCGCTGCAGGCGCTGGCCGAATTTGGCCCTCAGGTGTGCATTGATCACTTTTCCCAGCTGCGCGAGTGGCTGGGTGGTTCCGCAATTCCACTTCCAAGGTAGGTAAGCATGGCAGACGAATGGAAAGCCCCCGAGGCCGAACCCGATGAGCGCGAAGAGCGCAAGAGCTGGAAGCTGCTGGAAAAGACCTTGCTGGCCAGCGTGCAGGAGCAGCGCCGGTCGCGGCGTTGGGGGATCTTCTTCAAGCTGCTGACGTTCATCTATCTGTTCGGTTTCCTGGCGCTGTTCACGCCGCTGATGGACATGGACAAGGCGGCGTCGCGCAGTGCCAGCCATACCGCGCTGGTTGAAGTGCGCGGGGTGATTGCCGATCAGGAGGCCGCCAGCGCCGACAATATCGTCAAGAGCCTGCGCGAGGCGTTCAAGGACAGCAAGACCAAGGCCGTGGTGATGCGCATCAACAGCCCAGGCGGCAGCCCGGTGCAGGCAGGCTACGTGTATGACGAAATTCGCCGTCTGCGTGCTGAATATCCGGCTATCAAGCTGTATGCGGTTATCGCTGATCTCGGTGCTTCTGGTGCCTATTACATTGCCAGTGCGGCGGACGAAATCTATGCCGACAAAGCCAGCCTGGTAGGGTCCATTGGCGTGACGGCGGCCGGTTATGGCTTTGTCGGCACCATGGAAAAGCTGGGTGTGGAACGGCGTTCTTACACTTCGGGTGAGCACAAGGCGTTTCTTGATCCGTTCTCGCCGGAAAAGCCTGATGAGACCCGGTTCTGGCAGGGTGTGCTGGACACCACGCACAACCAGTTCATCGCCATGGTCAAACAGGGGCGTGGCGAGCGCCTGAAGGACAAGGAGCATCCAGAGCTGTTCAGCGGCCTGATCTGGTTGGGTGAGCAGGCCAAGGCGCTTGGGTTGGTGGATGGGCTGGGCAGTGCCAGCTATGTGGCGCGTGAGATCGTTGGCGAGAAGGAGTTGGTGGATTTCACCGTTCAGGAATCGCCGTTCGATCGCTTCTCCAAGCGCGTGGGTGCCAGCGTGGCTGAGCACCTGGCGATGTGGATGGGGTTCCAGGGGCCGCAGTTGCGCTGAGTACCTGTTCCGGCCCTATCGCCGGCAAGCCAGCTCCCGCCTCGATCGCGCTGCTTTCAAGGGGGAGGTATCTGTGGGGGGGGGGGGGGGGCTGGCTTGTCGGCAAAAGGGCCGCAGAGCGGCCCCAGGATCTCAAGGGATAACCACGCCTTCCTTGGTCAGCATATCCACCAGCCGGATCAGTGGCAGACCGATCAGGCTGGTTGCGTCGCACCCATGCGTGCTCTGGAACAGGCTCACGCCCAATCCTTCTGCCTTGAAGCTTCCCGCGCAATCCAGTGGCTGTTCCGCCGCGACATAGCGCTCCACTCGCTCTCGGCTCAATTCGCGCATCGTTACGGTAAACGGCACGCAATCCACCTGGCATTGCCCGGTGGTGCTGTTCAGTAGTGCCAGGCCGGTCAAGAAACTCACTTGCTGCCCGCTGCACTCCAGCAGCTGCTCGCAAGCCCGTTCGAAGGTGTGCGGTTTGCCCAGCACCTGCTCGCCCAGCACGGCTACCTGGTCCGAACCAATGATCAGGTGCCCGGGGTAGCTGCCCGCCAGGGCCTCGGCCTTTTGCCTGGCCAGCCGACGCACCAGGTCCACGGCGGGCTCGTCATCCCGTCGCTGTTCGTCTATATCAGGGCTTGCCCAGGTGAAGGGCAGGCGCAGGCGTGTCAGCAGTTCGCGGCGATAGGCAGAGCCGGAAGCCAGTAGCAAAGGAAGCATGGTAGACTCCGTGTTCGGTTGAACCAATCCTATCACGCACGATGCCGCCGAATTTCCTTTGACAGGGACGGGGGGCATCCCTAGAATGCTGCGCCTATGTTGAATGACCCGATTCCACCTCACGTTGACCCGCGCAAATTAGCCGATCGTGGCGTAACCCTTAACGGTTCGCTGCAACTCGCTGATTTGGAAAGACTCTGCGACCCGCTTTCCGACAATGTCGGTACGGTGCAGGCGAAGTTCGATTTTGAACGAGATGAACAGCACGTGGTGGTTATCCACACCGAGCTGAACGTCGAGGT includes the following:
- the ppaX gene encoding Pyrophosphatase PpaX (*Name ppaX), with amino-acid sequence MKKGYELLIFDWDGTLADSIGRIVEAMNAAAERAGEAQSSDDAVKGIIGLALGEAIHTLYPHLEPSQVERFRQHYADIYMALDQRPSPLFDGVVESLDAFRAEGYRLAVATGKARRGLDRVLKANGWEHFFDITRAADETRGKPHPLMLEEILGHCGVEPARALMVGDSAFDLQMASNAGMHSVAVGYGAMSLQALAEFGPQVCIDHFSQLREWLGGSAIPLPR
- the rne gene encoding Ribonuclease E (*Name rne), whose amino-acid sequence is MLINATQPEELRVALVDGQRLYDLDIESGAREQKKANIYKGKITRIEPSLEAAFVDFGSERHGFLPLKEISREYFKKAPEGRVNIKEVLSEGQEVIVQVEKEERGNKGAALTTFISLAGRYLVLMPNNPRAGGISRRIEGEERNELREALNGLTVPGDMGLIVRTAGLGRSSEEMQWDLDYLLQLWTAIKEASLDRAAPFLIYQESNVIIRAIRDYLRQDIGEVLIDSIDAQEEALTFIRQVMPQYASKVKLYEDSVPLFNRFQIESQIETAFQRVVDLPSGGSIVIDPTEALVSIDINSARATKGSDIEETALQTNLEAAEEIARQLRLRDIGGLIVIDFIDMTPAKNQRAVEERVRECLEADRARVQVGRISRFGLLEMSRQRLRPSLGESSGIVCPRCSGTGIIRDVESLSLAILRLIEEEALKDRTAEVRAQVPIPVAAFLLNEKRNSITKIELRTRARIIILPNDHLETPHFEVQRLRDDNPEVLNNQSSYEIAATETEEAPQQTATRTLVRQEAAVKTAPARANAPVPAAEEPQPAAPAAPAPSAPEPSLFKGLVKSLVSLFAGKDEPAAAAPVVAEKPAAERSPRNEERRNGRQQSRNRNGRRDEERKPREERAERAPREERQPREERAPREERAPREERAPREERAPREERAPRQPREDRRSNRGEERVRELREPLDATPPAEREERQPREERAAREERAPREERAPREERAPREERAPREERAPREERAPREERAPREERAPREERAPREERAPREERTPRPPREERQPRVAEEAAEQAAELVEEQLPNEELLQDEQEGTDGERPRRRSRGQRRRSNRRERQRNANGELIDGGEEEEGSEEQPQQHQATELGAELAAGLAVTAAVASSNISAGAEAQANQQAELATTEVAAVAETGNSEAAQPVEHAEQVEAVAKAEAIAVAPVVEQPVSEPVVVAEVTAAPVVEIAPQPVAEEAATAQPVIVAEAPAEAPAVEAGEIEQAPVVVETAPVAEQPAPAVEAQPEVVAEPAPVVVEPTPVEAPVEVEAATVMLANGRAPNDPREVRRRKREAEAAAKAAQEAAAATQEPALEAADEHKPHHG
- the rluC gene encoding Ribosomal large subunit pseudouridine synthase C (*Name rluC) — its product is MTTNTPPTSGVQLIEVAPELAGQRIDNFLITALKGVPKTLVYRILRKGEVRVNKGRVKPEYKIQAGDIVRVPPVRLPERDEPAPVAQGLLQRLEAAIVYEDKALIVMNKPSGIAVHGGSGLSFGVIEALRQLRPDAKELELVHRLDRDTSGLLMIAKKRSMLRHLHAALRGDGVDKRYMALVRGHWPTSKKQVNAPLLKSNLRSGERMVEVNEEGKEALTLFRVLRRFGEFATIVEARPITGRTHQIRVHALHAGHMIAGDSKYGDEDFTREIRELGGKRLFLHAYALTVPLPDGGELKLEAPVDEVWAKTIERLSAS
- the yceF gene encoding 7-methyl-GTP pyrophosphatase (*Name yceF), giving the protein MLPLLLASGSAYRRELLTRLRLPFTWASPDIDEQRRDDEPAVDLVRRLARQKAEALAGSYPGHLIIGSDQVAVLGEQVLGKPHTFERACEQLLECSGQQVSFLTGLALLNSTTGQCQVDCVPFTVTMRELSRERVERYVAAEQPLDCAGSFKAEGLGVSLFQSTHGCDATSLIGLPLIRLVDMLTKEGVVIP